One Candidatus Obscuribacterales bacterium genomic window, CAATTCATCCAACGTGGTCAAGCGCGCTGGGTCTACTCTATTTGAGCAGGTTCCTGAGCTGATTCGCCCAGGCGGCAACGCTTACACCACCCGTCGCTATGCCGCTTGCCTGCGGGATATGGACTACTACCTGCGCTATGCAACCTATGCTTTGGTGGCCGGCAACACGGATGTTTTAGACGAGCGTGTTTTGCAAGGGCTGCGCGAAACCTACAACTCGCTGAGCGTGCCCATTGGCCCCACCGTCATGGGTATTCAAATCATGAAAGCCATGGTGAAAGAGATGTTGGCTGATGCGGGGATTGAAAATACGGCGTTCGTAGACCAACCCTTCGACCACATGACCCGCGAACTCAGCGAAGTGAACATTTAAGCGATCGCCTCTTTTAGTAGAGATCAATCAGTTATGGATCGCTCAGTATAGGCACGATTGGACGCAGCGGTGATCCCTATTGGTATCTTCTAGCCCCCTCATGTAGAAGGGCATCAGAGTCACAATCTGCCTGACGTAGCGGTTCGCCTGAACAACCTCAATCCCCTTGATGTCTAAAGCTAGGTCATCGAGGGGATTCTTATAGGGCGATCGCTATCGATAGGTTCAGTCCCAGTAGGATGCGTTGGGCGTAGCCGTAATGCGTCAAACCCTCACGAGACGGCGCGTTGCAGGGCAATGCCCACTTACAGGAGGATAGCTCTCACTAACCGACGCAGACCAGAGCGCGCTAGAGTTCCAATAGTTCAAGGTTTCTGTTCGGCACCATGGCGCGCACCCCCACCCTCACCTTCGATCGCGGTACGCTCATTCTTCATCCACCGCCCCGAGGCAAAGCCTGGGTAGACCATGCTGTCTGGGACGATCGCATCGAGCGGTTTCGCATTCCAGCGCTGCACTATCGTCCCCTAATCGAAACGCTGCAGGCCGACGGAGCCACGATTGACGATCGCGCCCGTGGATTCGATCGCCTTGATCTCACGCCTGCCGTCAGCCTTACGCCCTATCCCCATCAGCAGGAAGCGCTCCAAGCCTGGATGAACCAGGGACGGCGGGGGGTTGTCGTTCTACCTACTGCCGCAGGCAAAACCTACCTGGCCCAGCTAGCCATGCAGGCCACACCGCGCAGCACCTTGGTCACCGTCCCCACCCTAGATTTGATGCATCAGTGGTATGCCCACCTAACGGCAGCCTTTCCCGATGTGGAGGTGGGTCTACTGGGCGGTGGTTCCCGCGATCGCTCTCCCATTCTGGTGTCAACCTACGATAGCGCCGCAATCCATGCCGAACGGTTGGGCAATCAATACGGTCTGTTGATCTGCGATGAATGCCACCATCTGCCCAGCGACTTTAACCGGGTGATCGCCGAATATGCGATCGCTCCCTATCGGCTCGGGCTCACGGCCACCCCCGATCGCAGCGATGGCCGCCATACGGATTTGGATGATCTCCTCGGCCCCGTCGTCTACCTGCGCACCCCTGATGACCTGGCCGGTCACTCTCTGTCGCACCATGAGGTGGTGCAGATTAAAGTCGCGCTGTCTGCCCAAGAACGCGATCGCTATGATGAGTTGATTCAGCGCCGTAATCAATTTTTACAACAGGAAAGTATTTGGCTTGGCAGTCTCCAAGGCTGGCAGCGGTTTGTCCAGGCAAGTGCTCGTTCCAAAGCTGGACGGCGGGCCATGCTGGCCCATCGAGAATCGAAAGCGATCGCCCTAGGCACGGAAGGGAAATTGCGGGTGCTCAACGATTTGCTAGCGCAGCACTATCCAGCTCAGACCCTGATTTTCACCAATGACAACGCCACCGTCTATCGCATTTCCCAAGACTTCTTGATCCCCGCCCTCACCCATCAAACCCCAGTCAAAGAACGCCACGATAGTTTGCAGCGCTTTCGAGAGGGGCAGTACCGCATCTTGGTCGCGTCCCATGTGCTCAACGAAGGTGTGGATGTGCCGGAGGCCAGCATCGCCATCCTGCTCTCGGGCAGTGGCTCTAGTCGAGAATATATTCAGCGGCTCGGGCGGATTTTGCGCCGCAGTGATGGTCAGAAACATGCCATTCTCTACGAGGTAATTGCGGAAGAAACAGCAGAGGAAGGGGTGTCCAAACGACGACATACTCAATCGAAGGCCCGGCCGCCCCAACTTGAGCTTGTACCCGATTCCTATCCCACAGATTCTCCCAGCCGTCGCGCAGCAGAGGCTGGAGCTGAATGGCAGATGCCGGAGGAGGAACC contains:
- the apcB gene encoding allophycocyanin subunit beta, whose product is MRDAVTSLIQNYDVTGRYFDRDALDTLKSYFESGVSRVQAAAIINANSSNVVKRAGSTLFEQVPELIRPGGNAYTTRRYAACLRDMDYYLRYATYALVAGNTDVLDERVLQGLRETYNSLSVPIGPTVMGIQIMKAMVKEMLADAGIENTAFVDQPFDHMTRELSEVNI
- a CDS encoding DEAD/DEAH box helicase family protein; its protein translation is MARTPTLTFDRGTLILHPPPRGKAWVDHAVWDDRIERFRIPALHYRPLIETLQADGATIDDRARGFDRLDLTPAVSLTPYPHQQEALQAWMNQGRRGVVVLPTAAGKTYLAQLAMQATPRSTLVTVPTLDLMHQWYAHLTAAFPDVEVGLLGGGSRDRSPILVSTYDSAAIHAERLGNQYGLLICDECHHLPSDFNRVIAEYAIAPYRLGLTATPDRSDGRHTDLDDLLGPVVYLRTPDDLAGHSLSHHEVVQIKVALSAQERDRYDELIQRRNQFLQQESIWLGSLQGWQRFVQASARSKAGRRAMLAHRESKAIALGTEGKLRVLNDLLAQHYPAQTLIFTNDNATVYRISQDFLIPALTHQTPVKERHDSLQRFREGQYRILVASHVLNEGVDVPEASIAILLSGSGSSREYIQRLGRILRRSDGQKHAILYEVIAEETAEEGVSKRRHTQSKARPPQLELVPDSYPTDSPSRRAAEAGAEWQMPEEEPPF